Proteins from a genomic interval of Zingiber officinale cultivar Zhangliang chromosome 2A, Zo_v1.1, whole genome shotgun sequence:
- the LOC122041415 gene encoding kelch-like protein 24 — protein sequence MVLQKKHKEGTTRFVESCNAMVSSRNLRKSDLGGVIFGCKRHTMKECLSKQLFGLPSPHFQYVKNIDEGLPLFLFNYSDRKLHGIFEATSRGQINVNSYAWTNGDERTQFPAQVSVHFKVQCAPLTENQFKGIIKDNYYTPQHFWFELDHGQTRALIETFVPFPSSSNTRAVSVIQNKMLPLPSTNILKATTSSRYTYAMICGSKKHSDMPNDFISQNNFADISCDDTDIQSSYGTIEEINNVEPLSDWEEWADKVLQDNLDASDSLDGKNESQEHESVTEATENAEVLLKLRMVAANHGDLAQSANACIDDRNIPFIPKGESIGQIMEENIIMVVKEEDAARPATAESSETFCELKAVVESLGKKQVESDREIQQLRKLVADSERRIQQLTNRVNELELKKAPSSIHDNSLDKLVVDCLGPEHVIYLVGGYNDISWLSTLRSFSPSSDILISLKSMSCAHSYASAVSMDDNIYVLGGGDDTSWYNTVECYNPRNDVLTSCPTLLHKRGNLAGCTLNGKIYAIGGGDGSQCFSDLEMLDPALGKWIYSQPMLEKRFALAAAELQGIIYAVGGFNGSEYLNSVEMFDHRVGNWTKIPSMNTRRSCHSVAVLNNKLYAIAGYDGNRMISSVETYDPRASSWVMAEPMNTVRGYAATAVLGDSIFVIGGVQDGEAISSTVECYREGSGWRQTGLKAVGRLCFSSAVVV from the exons ATGGTACTACAAAAGAAACACAAGGAAGGAACTACGAGGTTCGTAGAATCATGTAATGCCATGGTTTCATCAAGGAATTTACGCAAGAGTGACCTAGGAGGTGTCATCTTTGGATGCAAGCGCCACACAATGAAAGAGTGCTTGTCCAAGCAGTTATTTG GTTTACCTTCACCTCACTTCCAATATGTCAAAAATATTGATGAAGGATTACCACTTTTTCTATTTAACTACAGTGATAGAAAATTACATGGCATCTTTGAGGCCACAAGCCGTGGCCAGATAAACGTCAATTCATATGCATGGACTAATGGTGATGAAAGAACACAATTTCCAGCACAG GTCTCAGTGCACTTCAAGGTACAATGTGCACCCCTCACAGAGAACCAATTCAAGGGCATTATAAAGGATAACTACTATACACCTCAACACTTCTGGTTTGAGCTTgaccatggtcagacaagagctTTAATTGAAACTTTTGTGCCTTTTCCTTCATCCTCCAACACCAGAGCTGTTTCTGTTATCCAGAATAAAATGTTACCACTTCCATCGACTAACATTTTAAAGGCAACGACAAGCAGTAGATAtacttatgccatgatatgtgggTCAAAGAAACATAGTGATATGCCTAATGATTTTATTAGTCAGAACAACTTTGCGGATATTTCATGTGATGATACTGACATTCAATCATCCTATGGTACCATTGAAGAAATAAACAATGTGGAGCCATTGTCTGACTGGGAAGAATGGGCTGATAAAGTTTTGCAGGATAATTTAGATGCAAGTGATTCTTTGGACGGAAAGAACGAGTCGCAGGAACATGAATCTGTCACTGAggcaacagaaaatgcagaagtTCTGCTTAAGCTTAGAATGGTGGCTGCAAATCATGGAGACTTAGCTCAGTCTGCCAATGCTTGCATAGATGATAGAAACATTCCATTTATTCCTAAGGGGGAGAGTATTGGACAAATAATGGAAGAGAACATTATTATGGTTGtcaaggaagaagatgcagcTAGACCAGCAACTGCTGAG TCATCAGAAACTTTTTGTGAGTTGAAAGCGGTGGTGGAAAGTCTAGGAAAAAAACAG GTTGAATCTGATCGAGAAATTCAACAATTACGGAAACTTGTTGCGGACTCAGAGAGAAGAATTCAACAGTTGACCAATCGTGTCAATGAGCTAGAACTAAAGAAAGCTCCGTCGTCAATTCATGATAATTCACTTGACAAACTTGTTGTAGATTGTCTAGGTCCAGAGCATGTCATATATCTTGTTGGTGGTTACAATGACATTTCTTGGCTTTCAACCTTGCGCTCTTTCTCACCGTCATCGGACATTTTAATTTCCCTTAAGTCCATGAGTTGTGCTCATTCTTATGCTTCTGCTGTTAGTATGGATGACAATATATATGTTCTTGGTGGTGGTGATGACACTTCATGGTACAACACAG TTGAGTGCTATAATCCAAGGAATGATGTATTGACCTCTTGCCCCACTTTGCTGCATAAGAGAGGAAATCTAGCTGGTTGTACACTGAATGGCAAGATATATGCCATTGGCGGAGGAGATGGCAGTCAGTGTTTCTCTGATCTTGAAATGTTAGATCCTGCACTGGGAAAGTGGATCTACAGTCAACCAATGCTCGAGAAG CGATTTGCTCTTGCTGCGGCAGAACTTCAAGGAATTATTTATGCTGTTGGTGGATTCAACGGAAGTGAATACTTGAA TTCAGTAGAGATGTTCGACCACAGGGTAGGTAACTGGACCAAGATTCCCAGCATGAACACGAGGAGAAGTTGCCACTCAGTGGCAGTGTTGAACAACAAGCT CTATGCAATTGCAGGTTACGATGGCAATCGCATGATCTCGAGCGTCGAAACTTACGACCCTCGTGCTTCCTCCTGGGTCATGGCGGAGCCGATGAACACCGTAAGAGGATATGCTGCCACAGCTGTTCTTGGAGATTCAATCTTTGTGATCGGTGGTGTCCAGGACGGAGAGGCCATCTCCAGCACG GTGGAATGTTACAGGGAGGGAAGCGGATGGCGTCAGACCGGGCTGAAGGCTGTTGGTCGACTGTGCTTTAGCTCGGCCGTCGTTGTTTGA
- the LOC122041416 gene encoding zinc transporter 8-like, protein MVGDVRRLCFLLLLLVLLPFLAAADDECSNDGEGRNKTVALRLRIAAIFSILVCGGIGVLVPVLGRWIPALRPEKDVFFVVKAFAAGVIIATAFVHILPDAFENLTSPCLDPHPWSDFPFAGFTAMVAAIGTLMIDTIATGYFTRVHGGATPEAEGSNQIHTHSTHAHTHVVDLKDETPAQLIRHRVISQVLELGIIVHSVIIGISLGASESPSTIRPLVAALSFHQFFEGMGLGGCIAQAKFKRGSIITMGLFFSLTTPVGIAIGIGVSSVYNENSPTALIVEGLLNSVASGILVYMALVDLLAADFMNPKVQGRAKLQLMLNVALLLGAGLMSLLAKWA, encoded by the exons ATGGTGGGCGACGTCCGGCGACTttgcttcctcctcctcctcctcgtcctcCTCCCATTCCTCGCCGCCGCCGACGACGAATGCTCGAATGACGGGGAAGGCCGCAACAAGACGGTGGCCCTCCGGCTGAGGATCGCCGCCATATTCTCCATCCTCGTCTGCGGCGGCATCGGCGTGCTCGTCCCGGTGCTCGGCCGGTGGATCCCCGCGCTCCGCCCGGAGAAGGACGTGTTCTTCGTCGTCAAGGCCTTCGCCGCCGGCGTCATCATCGCCACCGCCTTCGTCCACATCCTGCCCGACGCCTTCGAAAACCTCACCTCCCCCTGCCTCGACCCCCACCCCTGGTCCGACTTCCCCTTCGCCGGCTTCACCGCCATGGTGGCGGCCATCGGGACGCTGATGATCGACACGATCGCCACCGGGTACTTCACCCGCGTCCACGGCGGCGCAACGCCGGAGGCGGAGGGCTCGAATCAGATCCACACCCATTCGACGCACGCCCATACCCACGTCGTCGACCTCAAGGACGAAACTCCGGCGCAGCTTATCCGCCATCGAGTTATTTCAcag GTTTTGGAGCTCGGGATCATAGTCCATTCGGTGATCATAGGGATCTCACTAGGCGCATCGGAGTCTCCTTCCACCATAAGACCTCTCGTCGCGGCTCTAAGTTTTCATCAATTCTTCGAAGGCATGGGTCTCGGAGGTTGTATCGCTCAG GCAAAGTTCAAAAGAGGGTCGATCATCACAATGGGGCTGTTCTTCTCCCTGACAACCCCAGTCGGGATTGCCATAGGGATCGGAGTATCGTCTGTCTACAATGAGAACAGCCCCACCGCTCTGATCGTTGAGGGGCTTCTCAACTCTGTGGCTTCTGGGATTTTGGTCTACATGGCACTGGTCGATCTTCTGGCAGCGGACTTCATGAACCCTAAAGTTCAGGGCAGGGCGAAGTTGCAGCTCATGCTGAATGTGGCTCTGCTTCTTGGGGCAGGTCTGATGTCCCTCCTTGCAAAGTGGGCTTAG